The Candidatus Obscuribacterales bacterium genome has a segment encoding these proteins:
- a CDS encoding glycosyltransferase family 9 protein yields MSWKRDIAEALVWLASRFVPSGTPSAAPESIFVLRNNDLGDLLVITPLFQALHDRYPNAKIVAGVGDWAKPLLELNPYVSEVLPMNAPWHNQVIADQSLNAALTYILTSAEAQRLSDSHFDVAIDVVGSPFGQLLLIKAGIPYRIGVRGFAGGHSGAHSFVNYNHEEHVGRQALRYAEILGATNLPSNYPQVFLSEEEKLAAENTWHKKAVKRIVVGPGGGFATKCWPVENFRQLLEQLDNQSVEIIVVGAEKDVENASALCKDLKNAGNLAGKLSLRQSLALVATSHLVICNSSMLMHAAAAFSIPHVIPLGEYFTDSNQHMSQWGYPDLTHCLGKNAERKTIYNPGEVLAVVNKLL; encoded by the coding sequence ATGTCTTGGAAGCGGGATATAGCTGAAGCTCTCGTGTGGTTGGCAAGTCGCTTTGTCCCTAGTGGCACGCCTAGTGCCGCACCTGAGTCCATTTTCGTTTTGAGAAATAACGACTTAGGAGACTTACTTGTAATTACGCCGTTATTTCAGGCGCTTCACGACCGATATCCCAATGCCAAAATCGTAGCCGGCGTTGGCGACTGGGCAAAACCTCTTTTGGAACTGAATCCCTATGTAAGTGAAGTCTTGCCGATGAACGCGCCCTGGCACAATCAGGTAATAGCGGATCAAAGCCTCAATGCAGCACTGACTTATATCCTTACTTCGGCTGAGGCGCAGCGGCTATCGGATAGTCATTTCGATGTAGCAATAGATGTAGTCGGCAGCCCCTTTGGACAACTTTTGCTCATTAAGGCAGGCATTCCATACCGAATAGGCGTCAGAGGCTTTGCCGGTGGTCACTCCGGCGCTCATAGTTTTGTCAATTACAATCATGAAGAGCACGTCGGACGGCAGGCTTTACGCTATGCGGAAATTCTCGGGGCGACTAACTTACCTAGCAACTATCCCCAAGTATTTCTTTCCGAAGAAGAAAAATTAGCGGCCGAAAACACTTGGCACAAAAAAGCTGTCAAAAGAATTGTGGTTGGCCCAGGCGGCGGATTTGCAACGAAATGCTGGCCGGTCGAAAACTTCAGACAATTGCTTGAGCAGTTGGATAACCAATCGGTAGAGATTATAGTAGTCGGGGCTGAAAAAGACGTGGAGAATGCATCAGCTTTATGCAAAGACTTGAAGAATGCCGGAAATCTCGCCGGTAAGCTAAGTCTCAGACAGAGTTTAGCGCTAGTGGCAACAAGCCACTTAGTCATTTGCAATTCCAGCATGTTGATGCACGCGGCAGCAGCATTTAGCATTCCACATGTGATACCACTCGGGGAATACTTCACTGACAGCAACCAGCATATGTCACAGTGGGGTTATCCAGACCTCACACACTGCCTCGGCAAAAACGCAGAGCGAAAGACGATCTATAATCCAGGTGAAGTACTGGCTGTTGTAAACAAATTACTATAG
- a CDS encoding glycosyltransferase family 4 protein, with product MKILVISATFPPVSSGGADYALRLCQNIAKRGHDVHVLTSKIDNVVQDESITVHSTIHRWTWSELVRILEVVKSVKPDVVNLHFGGFLYNDHPMITFLPTILRFIDPKIRFVTHIEAPIGCRVYLWPRTIRVTHRIVCELFRSQDVAYAYGTLLRDSDKIIVLSEEHGNELCQIYSRLKAKLALIPPPPLMPIVNLSIEQAKKKLSLNSSFILVYLGYLYPGKGIETLLESFKLAAQKNDDIKLIVVGGSPEMLLKNVGRDAYAQEMRDLADKLGIANKITWTGNFDFDSEVPSLYLRAADFGVMPWDWGVHLNNSSFGAAACHGLPIVTTSSPTSEDVFVDRENVYLCPPKDPAAVAEAIGQLIADKALCEKLSQGALTLSSQWFSWDRAIDKTLALFSDS from the coding sequence ATGAAAATACTTGTTATTTCAGCAACCTTTCCACCCGTGAGCTCGGGCGGCGCTGATTATGCTTTGCGGCTGTGTCAAAACATTGCTAAGCGTGGACATGACGTGCATGTTCTTACTTCAAAAATCGACAATGTGGTGCAAGACGAGTCAATAACAGTTCATTCGACTATTCACCGTTGGACTTGGTCCGAACTAGTACGAATATTAGAGGTTGTGAAAAGTGTAAAGCCTGACGTAGTGAATTTGCACTTCGGCGGTTTCCTTTATAACGATCATCCGATGATCACGTTTTTACCGACAATCTTGCGTTTTATTGATCCAAAGATTCGATTTGTTACCCACATTGAGGCGCCTATCGGTTGTAGGGTTTACCTGTGGCCCAGGACAATTCGTGTTACTCATAGAATTGTCTGTGAATTGTTCAGATCCCAGGACGTCGCATATGCGTATGGCACGCTCTTGCGTGATAGTGACAAGATAATTGTTTTGAGTGAAGAGCATGGTAATGAACTATGCCAAATATACTCAAGGCTTAAGGCAAAGTTGGCATTGATTCCGCCGCCGCCGTTGATGCCAATTGTAAATTTGAGTATTGAGCAAGCTAAGAAAAAACTCTCACTGAATTCGTCTTTTATATTGGTTTATTTGGGTTATCTGTATCCAGGCAAGGGCATTGAGACTTTACTTGAGTCGTTCAAACTTGCTGCGCAAAAAAATGACGATATCAAACTCATTGTCGTTGGCGGCAGTCCCGAGATGCTTCTGAAAAATGTCGGCAGAGATGCGTATGCCCAGGAGATGCGAGATCTGGCAGACAAATTGGGAATTGCAAACAAAATTACGTGGACCGGCAACTTTGATTTTGATAGTGAAGTGCCTTCTTTGTATTTGCGAGCGGCAGATTTTGGAGTAATGCCTTGGGATTGGGGTGTGCACCTGAACAATAGTTCGTTTGGCGCTGCTGCCTGCCATGGATTGCCGATTGTCACGACAAGTTCGCCTACATCAGAAGACGTTTTCGTCGATAGAGAAAATGTCTATCTGTGCCCGCCAAAAGATCCGGCGGCTGTTGCCGAAGCCATTGGACAATTAATTGCCGACAAAGCATTATGTGAGAAACTTTCTCAGGGCGCATTGACTCTGTCCAGCCAATGGTTTTCCTGGGATAGAGCCATAGATAAAACTCTTGCGTTATTTTCAGATAGTTAA
- a CDS encoding class I SAM-dependent methyltransferase — protein MNVLSIPQLFAKEGDTRVSLLRTRLDDFYARENYPAFHGANDQGPFWQPIKAIVAQRLAKRNGSNDKLRILEIGAGCTNFANFLGELRQEVEFHVQDITDRNVEYLNSQADHVHIMPITSLSGSFDIIFATFVWEHITNPRACLDHLLSLTSAGGSLILASPRYDFPFYISPSSRHLAKWEQIAIGCWIAWKRLVTMITWSPQFLIHLEPAILHMPWFCDADAVHWVSFWDLRLYLRGKYNLRQIPLSLQGYYGQIWETLCLLFVEIRKQ, from the coding sequence ATGAATGTCTTGTCGATTCCACAGTTGTTTGCCAAAGAAGGCGACACGCGCGTGTCGCTACTTAGAACAAGGCTTGATGACTTTTATGCGAGGGAAAATTATCCGGCCTTTCACGGTGCTAATGATCAAGGTCCGTTCTGGCAGCCAATCAAAGCAATTGTCGCGCAGCGTCTAGCAAAGCGAAATGGCAGCAACGACAAGTTGCGGATCTTAGAGATCGGTGCCGGCTGTACTAACTTTGCAAACTTCCTAGGTGAATTACGACAAGAAGTTGAATTTCATGTTCAAGACATAACCGACCGCAATGTTGAGTATTTAAATTCACAGGCTGATCACGTTCATATAATGCCGATTACTTCTCTTAGTGGTTCTTTCGATATTATCTTTGCTACATTTGTTTGGGAGCATATAACCAATCCACGAGCATGTCTGGATCATTTGCTCTCGTTAACTAGTGCAGGCGGTAGTCTGATTCTTGCTTCTCCGCGTTATGATTTTCCATTTTACATAAGTCCATCTTCAAGGCACTTAGCTAAATGGGAACAGATAGCAATTGGTTGTTGGATTGCGTGGAAACGCCTGGTTACAATGATAACTTGGTCTCCTCAATTCCTGATACATCTAGAGCCTGCCATTTTGCACATGCCATGGTTTTGTGATGCTGATGCCGTTCACTGGGTGTCTTTCTGGGATCTAAGACTTTATCTTCGTGGTAAGTACAACTTGAGGCAAATTCCTTTATCTCTTCAAGGTTACTATGGACAGATTTGGGAAACCCTTTGTCTACTATTTGTCGAGATTCGAAAGCAGTAG
- a CDS encoding glycosyltransferase family 2 protein: protein MNKVPVSFIVPIKNEEGNLPRCLSSIKWANEIFVVDSQSTDKSVAIAESYGAKVVQFQFSGTWPKKKNWSLDNLPFSNEWVFILDADEVLPKGFEEEVGQIVGTENDIAGYWVNRRFQFMGKWLKHAYYPNWNLRLFKHKLGRYEKLTEIDTASGDNEVHEHVVVEGKTAHMKAEMDHYAFPTVEVFLEKHDRYSNWEARVACDEYEGKSASSIQDKNVGFRRKLRAFSRSLPFRPLMRFLYVYIWQKGFLDGIEGYYFARLHGFYEFLIVAKTYELKKRK from the coding sequence ATGAACAAAGTACCAGTAAGTTTTATCGTGCCTATTAAAAATGAAGAAGGCAATTTGCCGCGCTGTTTGTCGTCTATAAAATGGGCTAATGAAATATTTGTGGTCGATTCGCAAAGCACGGACAAGTCTGTTGCCATCGCTGAATCATACGGGGCAAAGGTTGTGCAGTTTCAATTCTCAGGCACCTGGCCGAAGAAGAAAAATTGGTCTCTGGATAATTTGCCGTTTAGCAATGAATGGGTGTTTATTCTTGATGCCGATGAAGTTCTGCCCAAGGGATTTGAGGAAGAGGTCGGGCAAATAGTCGGCACTGAAAATGATATTGCCGGTTATTGGGTTAACAGGCGCTTTCAGTTTATGGGAAAGTGGTTGAAGCATGCGTACTATCCCAATTGGAACCTTCGCCTTTTTAAACACAAACTTGGTCGCTACGAAAAACTGACTGAAATAGACACGGCAAGTGGTGACAATGAAGTCCATGAGCATGTCGTTGTTGAGGGCAAGACCGCGCACATGAAAGCGGAGATGGACCACTATGCGTTTCCCACGGTGGAAGTATTTTTAGAAAAGCATGATCGTTATTCCAATTGGGAAGCCCGGGTAGCTTGTGATGAATATGAGGGAAAGAGCGCGTCATCAATTCAAGATAAAAACGTTGGTTTTAGACGCAAGCTGCGCGCCTTTTCGCGCTCGTTGCCTTTTCGCCCATTGATGCGTTTTCTCTATGTCTACATTTGGCAGAAGGGATTTTTAGACGGCATTGAAGGCTATTATTTTGCACGTCTGCATGGCTTCTATGAATTTCTCATTGTTGCCAAAACTTATGAACTTAAAAAGCGCAAATAA
- a CDS encoding SLBB domain-containing protein: MNNYQASLKKLVALASALVLVSVSSPLACFADDNDNLPGLKVLRAPQAEPTNSSKASDDGLLRKTPAQHSSNPTATKGAVDKDKDSSQAYTLGPGDVLSVTDYAMTDDSDFPTQTVTVLPDGTVNIYPVGLMKVSGLTLKQFNDQLIDKAKETVVDPQYVVNIVQSRPISVYVLGEVANPGLYSFGAGGDVASPDLGFGAGPGMGRSRMIGTTGGRTKLSPEMKTTGAMLGAVYGAKFAQWAPKWGAVGGLAAYGMSKNKGQSGDDSGLPPLSQPFIAPGTGSPARNLNSLNGGYTSMQGNIGSLSFGDALGGVNPVIPGFGQAGVGPTGGLGGPTLGAGYGGARRGNYFGGPGGGMPPGPGYAASSSLVIPAQASVSVNNVTVMTAIERAGGLRDTANVRRIQVRRAESKEVINVDIWKLVSEGDTSQDVVMQPNDTIFIPQGGSDFNPDSLGALAAYKGRWVRVLGTVKSPGLVELRPNDDIYSVLARAGGFLPSAATRSVVLSRMNRDGTVFSKRISLPKGMRDREALARLPVQSGDVVIASTSLIKTVGTEVLRAGMITALAMLVIYFSNKVTNVNVQTNSDGEPTNNARVAVF; the protein is encoded by the coding sequence ATGAACAATTACCAGGCATCTCTAAAAAAACTAGTGGCATTAGCGAGTGCTCTAGTTCTTGTGTCTGTCAGCAGCCCACTTGCGTGTTTCGCTGACGATAATGACAATTTGCCCGGATTGAAAGTTTTAAGAGCTCCGCAAGCAGAGCCAACGAATTCCTCCAAAGCTTCTGACGACGGACTTTTGCGAAAAACTCCGGCGCAGCACAGTAGCAATCCGACAGCAACCAAGGGCGCTGTTGACAAGGATAAGGATAGCTCACAGGCGTACACGCTCGGACCTGGTGATGTTCTCAGCGTCACTGACTATGCGATGACTGATGATTCTGACTTCCCGACACAAACAGTCACCGTTTTGCCTGATGGCACCGTAAATATCTATCCTGTCGGACTGATGAAAGTTAGTGGCTTAACACTTAAGCAATTCAATGACCAACTGATTGATAAAGCCAAGGAAACAGTTGTTGATCCACAGTATGTTGTAAACATAGTTCAGTCTCGCCCAATTTCAGTTTATGTTCTTGGAGAGGTAGCGAATCCAGGTCTTTATTCTTTTGGAGCTGGCGGAGATGTCGCATCGCCTGATTTAGGTTTTGGTGCTGGTCCTGGGATGGGGCGCAGCCGCATGATTGGAACAACCGGCGGTAGAACGAAACTCTCACCAGAAATGAAAACCACAGGAGCAATGTTGGGTGCAGTCTATGGCGCCAAGTTTGCTCAGTGGGCGCCTAAATGGGGCGCGGTCGGTGGACTGGCCGCATACGGGATGTCCAAAAACAAAGGACAATCTGGGGATGATTCGGGATTGCCTCCGTTAAGTCAGCCATTTATTGCGCCGGGGACAGGATCGCCGGCAAGAAATCTAAATTCGCTAAACGGTGGCTATACATCAATGCAGGGCAATATTGGATCGCTTAGTTTTGGTGATGCACTTGGCGGCGTAAATCCTGTAATACCTGGATTCGGACAGGCCGGTGTTGGTCCAACAGGCGGCTTGGGCGGCCCTACTCTGGGTGCTGGTTATGGTGGTGCACGTCGCGGTAATTATTTTGGTGGACCTGGAGGTGGTATGCCTCCTGGACCCGGCTATGCCGCAAGTTCAAGTTTAGTAATCCCTGCCCAAGCATCGGTCAGCGTTAATAACGTAACTGTAATGACAGCCATTGAGCGTGCCGGTGGTTTGCGAGACACCGCCAATGTTCGTCGCATTCAGGTGCGCCGTGCTGAAAGCAAAGAAGTGATAAATGTAGATATTTGGAAACTAGTCAGTGAAGGCGATACGAGCCAAGATGTAGTTATGCAGCCTAACGACACAATTTTTATTCCTCAGGGTGGATCTGATTTCAATCCTGACTCGTTAGGTGCCCTGGCAGCCTATAAAGGAAGATGGGTTAGAGTTTTGGGGACAGTGAAGTCTCCCGGACTTGTCGAATTAAGACCGAATGATGACATATATTCCGTACTGGCAAGAGCTGGTGGTTTCTTGCCGTCAGCTGCTACGAGATCGGTAGTTTTAAGCAGAATGAATCGCGACGGCACTGTTTTTTCCAAGCGAATTTCTCTGCCCAAAGGAATGAGAGATAGAGAAGCACTGGCTCGATTGCCGGTGCAATCTGGTGATGTGGTAATAGCGTCCACATCACTTATCAAAACAGTTGGAACTGAAGTACTGAGAGCCGGCATGATTACTGCTCTAGCTATGCTTGTAATTTACTTCAGTAACAAGGTAACTAACGTCAACGTCCAAACCAACAGCGATGGCGAACCCACAAACAATGCTCGTGTAGCGGTGTTCTAA
- a CDS encoding glycosyltransferase — translation MKVLHCIHSVNPAGGGPIEFIRQVVQLHLRRGTEIEIICLDSPNDPWVKDFPCPVHALGPGFLSYGFSLRWFQWLRANRKKYDIVVVNGIWQYSSFGTWLALKDTDTPYVVFTHGMLDPWFKQHYPLKHLKKSLYWPFAEYWVLKDAKAVLFTSEEERILSFQSFPIYECNQVVVGYGAASPPNSPDILKKQFAELFPELADKRIFLFLGRVHEKKGCDLLLKAFAKVAVDRKLHLIIAGPAMEHYLARLQDLAEELGIQSRVTWTGMINGQTKWSAICNAEVLILPSHQENFGVVVAEALGCNVPVLISNKVNIWREILAAKAGFVASDTLEGAEELINSWLELNEDERLKMKENAGKCFNHYFDVEMAFRRLMILFQELTGVG, via the coding sequence ATGAAGGTTCTCCACTGTATACATTCCGTAAATCCAGCCGGTGGCGGACCAATTGAGTTCATTCGGCAGGTGGTCCAACTGCACTTGCGACGCGGCACGGAGATTGAAATCATTTGCCTGGATAGTCCCAATGACCCCTGGGTAAAAGACTTTCCCTGCCCAGTTCATGCCCTGGGACCAGGCTTTCTAAGCTACGGCTTCAGCCTGCGTTGGTTTCAATGGCTAAGAGCCAACAGAAAAAAATACGATATTGTCGTTGTAAATGGAATTTGGCAGTACTCGTCGTTTGGCACGTGGCTCGCTCTCAAGGATACCGATACGCCGTATGTTGTCTTTACTCATGGCATGCTTGATCCCTGGTTTAAGCAACACTATCCGTTAAAACATCTGAAAAAGAGCCTGTATTGGCCATTCGCTGAATACTGGGTTTTGAAAGATGCCAAGGCAGTTTTATTTACCTCAGAAGAAGAACGCATTTTGTCATTCCAGTCTTTTCCTATCTATGAATGCAATCAGGTGGTAGTTGGTTATGGTGCCGCTTCACCACCTAATTCTCCGGATATCTTGAAGAAACAGTTTGCGGAATTATTTCCTGAGCTTGCCGACAAGCGAATTTTCTTATTTCTCGGTCGTGTGCATGAAAAGAAAGGTTGTGATCTCCTGCTTAAAGCCTTTGCAAAAGTAGCTGTCGATAGAAAACTGCACCTAATTATTGCCGGACCGGCAATGGAGCATTATCTGGCAAGATTGCAAGACCTGGCAGAAGAGTTGGGCATTCAGTCGCGAGTAACGTGGACAGGAATGATCAATGGTCAAACTAAGTGGTCGGCAATATGTAATGCCGAAGTGTTAATTTTGCCTTCGCATCAAGAAAATTTTGGTGTCGTCGTCGCCGAGGCGCTTGGTTGCAATGTGCCTGTGCTTATATCCAACAAGGTGAATATCTGGAGAGAAATTCTTGCTGCCAAAGCAGGATTTGTGGCCAGCGATACCCTTGAAGGCGCCGAAGAGTTGATCAATTCCTGGCTTGAACTGAATGAAGATGAGCGTCTGAAGATGAAGGAGAACGCCGGAAAATGTTTCAACCACTACTTCGATGTGGAGATGGCTTTTCGCCGGTTAATGATTCTGTTTCAAGAACTTACAGGAGTCGGCTAG
- a CDS encoding FkbM family methyltransferase, whose product MSLTLANPITIRDMFEIGSKRFWRSLAVKYLPECLKSPLRKRLHGWTDSQPPFNVSFQPSDRGLLAKITNDLDLYINEEFKPNVDYQFVQNADCIEESRAFIALAKEAKVLFDAGAYAGLFSLVFCRMGKDKRAIAFEPSPVMKPKIETLIAINQLETQLRLKPKAIGSEEGSLNLALEDTGFVQILPSDSSTKTMAVEVTTLDLECKRLNVYPDLLKIDVEGFELEALKGAEELLAKKKPAICLELHLNYLEERGIKPKLVTDELEKHDYRFYSCAGQELSAAQIYDSVKPVVRFIAK is encoded by the coding sequence ATGAGCCTAACTTTAGCAAATCCAATTACAATTAGAGACATGTTTGAAATTGGCTCAAAAAGATTTTGGCGATCATTAGCCGTCAAGTATTTGCCGGAATGTCTGAAGTCCCCACTCAGAAAAAGGCTACACGGCTGGACTGACAGTCAGCCGCCTTTTAATGTTTCCTTTCAGCCAAGCGATAGGGGACTCTTAGCCAAAATCACTAACGACCTGGACTTATACATAAACGAAGAATTCAAGCCAAACGTCGATTACCAGTTTGTGCAAAATGCCGATTGTATTGAAGAATCGCGAGCTTTCATTGCCTTAGCCAAAGAAGCAAAAGTCTTATTTGACGCAGGAGCCTACGCGGGGCTTTTCTCGCTTGTCTTTTGCCGAATGGGAAAAGATAAAAGAGCAATAGCTTTTGAACCATCACCTGTGATGAAGCCCAAAATTGAAACACTGATTGCCATAAACCAGCTAGAGACCCAATTGCGTCTGAAACCCAAAGCAATAGGCAGTGAGGAAGGCTCTCTAAATCTGGCTTTGGAAGACACGGGTTTTGTGCAGATACTGCCGTCCGACAGTTCCACCAAAACAATGGCTGTTGAGGTGACAACGCTTGATTTGGAATGCAAGCGTTTAAATGTCTATCCGGATTTATTAAAAATCGACGTTGAGGGCTTTGAGCTTGAAGCTCTAAAGGGAGCCGAGGAATTACTCGCGAAGAAGAAACCGGCAATCTGCTTAGAACTGCATCTTAATTACCTGGAAGAGCGTGGTATAAAACCAAAACTGGTAACAGACGAGCTAGAAAAACATGATTACCGGTTTTATTCCTGTGCCGGACAAGAACTATCCGCCGCTCAAATTTATGATTCGGTTAAACCCGTAGTTCGCTTCATCGCAAAATAG
- a CDS encoding glycosyltransferase family 4 protein has product MELADRAKTKILLLANYEPDGQASMLAFSKLMATELEARSFEVRTIRPAATLGKFRLLGKSLAKWLAYVDKYLLFLPHLLKEKQWADIVHICDHSNAVYVPFVNDIPHIVTCHDLLAVRAGLGEDTCCPLTPLGRLLQLWILHGLRRASMIACDSTATKIDAERLLGYVGGRQIYLVPLAMHVSFKKLPSDEANIRLSKVAGLLSEIPYLLHVGSSQPRKNRESVMKVFASIKDKFKGQCVFAGSSLTNDQNSLAKELGIFDRVVQVTSCDADTLEALYSQAHAFIFPSYSEGFGWPIIEAQAAGCPVVSSNIEPCPETAGDGAIFCEPGDIKSLALAICELQDQNRRNELQQLGYRNIERFVPKQMTERYLELYERLMKQKGLGL; this is encoded by the coding sequence GTGGAGTTAGCCGATAGAGCTAAAACCAAGATCCTTTTGCTGGCAAATTATGAGCCTGATGGTCAAGCATCCATGCTGGCTTTCAGTAAACTGATGGCGACTGAACTAGAAGCGCGTAGCTTTGAAGTAAGAACAATTCGTCCTGCAGCAACTCTTGGCAAGTTTCGGCTATTGGGAAAGTCTCTTGCCAAATGGCTGGCCTATGTCGATAAGTATTTATTGTTTTTGCCGCATCTGTTGAAGGAAAAGCAGTGGGCGGATATTGTCCACATTTGTGATCATTCAAATGCTGTTTATGTTCCCTTTGTTAATGACATTCCACACATTGTGACTTGCCACGATCTGTTGGCAGTCAGGGCGGGACTTGGTGAAGATACGTGTTGCCCGCTAACACCTTTGGGTCGACTTCTGCAACTCTGGATCTTGCATGGATTACGAAGAGCATCAATGATTGCTTGCGATTCGACGGCGACCAAAATTGATGCAGAAAGATTACTTGGGTATGTCGGCGGTAGGCAAATCTATCTGGTGCCCTTAGCGATGCACGTCAGTTTCAAAAAATTGCCGTCTGATGAGGCAAATATACGATTGAGTAAGGTTGCGGGATTGCTGTCGGAAATTCCTTATCTATTGCATGTCGGCTCCAGCCAACCTCGTAAAAATCGAGAGTCAGTCATGAAAGTATTTGCCTCTATAAAAGATAAGTTTAAAGGACAGTGTGTCTTTGCCGGTTCATCGCTTACCAATGACCAAAACTCCTTAGCCAAAGAGCTAGGAATTTTTGACCGTGTTGTTCAAGTTACAAGTTGTGATGCTGATACTCTCGAGGCGCTTTACAGTCAGGCGCATGCTTTTATCTTTCCCTCGTACAGTGAAGGTTTTGGTTGGCCAATTATTGAGGCACAAGCTGCCGGCTGTCCTGTTGTGAGCAGCAATATCGAACCTTGCCCGGAGACTGCCGGCGATGGGGCTATTTTTTGCGAGCCTGGCGATATCAAGTCACTTGCCTTAGCAATCTGTGAGTTACAAGATCAAAACAGAAGAAATGAACTCCAGCAACTGGGTTATCGAAATATTGAAAGATTTGTCCCTAAGCAAATGACTGAGCGGTATCTTGAACTCTATGAAAGGTTAATGAAACAGAAGGGACTCGGCCTATGA
- a CDS encoding FkbM family methyltransferase, with protein sequence MRQMIHYIREKFHPLHTLRRNPTIYNLLLATCNWQVACPLRGVLWPVYLYSLRDLSWIIGSDLFEPSIVALCHAVFKVARPKVFWDIGANIGYYSWLLLSKDETIKSYLFEPDPSNADCIRKTIKRAKLSNATLFQVAASDINSITDFAVDTLSGATGTLEIDSGEFNKTQYGSRSPIIQVQQVALDDLFTQGLLPAPDLIKIDVEGAEHRVLRGAQRVIQENQPILIIECLNEKTKDLLSWLQKLGYTLMDAGSATEYKTNTQMVLAIPQKHDAKLSLILNEWQLLLSNLDK encoded by the coding sequence ATGCGACAAATGATTCACTACATTCGTGAAAAGTTTCATCCACTTCACACGCTTAGACGCAATCCAACAATCTACAATCTTCTGCTGGCTACTTGCAATTGGCAAGTTGCCTGTCCTTTGCGCGGTGTTCTTTGGCCTGTGTATCTGTATTCTTTAAGAGACCTCAGTTGGATAATCGGAAGTGATCTTTTCGAACCATCAATAGTGGCACTGTGTCACGCGGTTTTCAAAGTAGCCCGACCAAAAGTTTTCTGGGATATTGGCGCCAATATTGGTTATTATTCCTGGCTTCTGCTAAGCAAAGATGAGACTATAAAGAGTTATCTATTTGAGCCGGACCCCTCAAACGCAGACTGCATAAGAAAAACAATTAAAAGAGCAAAACTGTCAAACGCAACTTTATTTCAAGTCGCAGCATCGGACATCAATAGCATCACCGATTTTGCTGTCGATACCTTATCTGGTGCGACCGGCACCCTGGAAATCGACAGTGGTGAATTTAATAAAACGCAGTATGGAAGCCGGTCTCCAATAATTCAGGTACAGCAGGTTGCTCTAGATGACTTGTTCACACAAGGACTATTGCCGGCTCCGGACTTGATCAAGATTGATGTCGAGGGAGCCGAGCATCGAGTGTTGCGAGGAGCGCAAAGAGTAATACAAGAGAATCAGCCTATTCTAATTATTGAGTGCCTAAATGAAAAGACAAAAGATTTACTATCGTGGCTTCAAAAGCTTGGTTATACGCTCATGGATGCAGGAAGCGCAACCGAATACAAAACAAATACGCAAATGGTTCTGGCTATTCCACAAAAACACGACGCGAAACTATCTCTCATATTGAATGAGTGGCAGCTACTGCTTTCGAATCTCGACAAATAG
- a CDS encoding class I SAM-dependent methyltransferase translates to MDLKQLEQNWNEFGRRDPFWAILSFPGKEGNKWNRDEFFRTGRDEIDKALEFVGQQGLRINYGSALDFGCGAGRLTQALAQRFEKTYGVDIAESMIKLAKEYNQYPESCFYEVNRQPNLSQFVDGQFNFIYSCRVLQHMKPEYALNYVREFIRILAPGGVIVFQEPTEKLPGQNTQILEAPKGIKAIVKSLIPRPLLNWYFKTRMGYLCKQQQQTPQMEMYGIPVEEMKRFVESHGAIVKAVVPDDSCDDWRSYCYCITNDNGNS, encoded by the coding sequence ATGGATCTAAAGCAACTAGAGCAAAATTGGAATGAGTTCGGCAGAAGGGATCCCTTCTGGGCGATTCTTTCTTTCCCGGGCAAAGAAGGCAATAAGTGGAACCGGGATGAGTTTTTCCGTACCGGTAGAGACGAAATCGACAAGGCTCTTGAATTCGTCGGGCAGCAGGGATTGCGGATTAACTATGGCTCGGCTCTCGACTTCGGCTGTGGTGCCGGCAGATTAACTCAGGCATTGGCGCAACGCTTTGAAAAAACCTACGGTGTTGACATTGCTGAGTCAATGATCAAATTGGCAAAGGAATACAATCAATATCCGGAAAGCTGTTTCTATGAAGTAAACAGACAACCAAATTTGTCACAGTTTGTCGATGGACAATTCAACTTTATCTACTCTTGTCGCGTTTTGCAGCACATGAAACCTGAGTATGCCCTCAATTACGTTAGGGAATTCATTCGCATACTGGCACCTGGTGGTGTCATTGTTTTTCAAGAGCCGACAGAAAAATTGCCTGGACAAAATACTCAAATCTTGGAGGCACCAAAAGGTATAAAAGCGATAGTGAAAAGTCTTATACCGCGCCCACTCTTGAATTGGTATTTCAAAACGCGTATGGGCTATTTGTGTAAGCAGCAACAACAAACTCCGCAAATGGAGATGTATGGAATTCCTGTTGAGGAAATGAAAAGGTTCGTTGAATCACATGGTGCGATAGTAAAAGCTGTTGTACCGGACGATAGTTGCGACGATTGGCGAAGCTATTGTTACTGCATAACAAATGACAACGGAAATAGCTGA